The Aedes aegypti strain LVP_AGWG chromosome 3, AaegL5.0 Primary Assembly, whole genome shotgun sequence genome contains a region encoding:
- the LOC5576214 gene encoding ATP synthase subunit beta, mitochondrial — protein MFSSMKTLMAVAARAEQVVARGYAAKAAAKAAAGAQGKVVAVIGAVVDVQFDDNLPPILNALEVQERGSRLVLEVAQHLGENTVRTIAMDGTEGLVRGQRVLDTGSPIRIPVGAETLGRIINVIGEPIDERGPIETNLSAPIHAEAPEFIDMSVEQEILVTGIKVVDLLAPYAKGGKIGLFGGAGVGKTVLIMELINNVAKAHGGYSVFAGVGERTREGNDLYNEMIEGGVISLKDKTSKVALVYGQMNEPPGARARVALTGLTVAEYFRDQEGQDVLLFIDNIFRFTQAGSEVSALLGRIPSAVGYQPTLATDMGSMQERITTTKKGSITSVQAIYVPADDLTDPAPATTFAHLDATTVLSRAIAELGIYPAVDPLDSTSRIMDPNIIGAEHYNIARGVQKILQDYKSLQDIIAILGMDELSEEDKLTVARARKIQRFLSQPFQVAEVFTGHAGKLVPLEETIKGFTKILNGELDHLPEVAFYMVGPIEEVVEKAERLAKEAA, from the exons ATGTTTTCCTCGATGAAAACGCTGATGGCCGTGGCGGCCCGGGCCGAGCAGGTTGTGGCCCGTGGTTATGCGGCAAAGGCTGCAGCCAAGGCGGCTGCCGGTGCCCAGGGAAAGGTGGTGGCCGTTATCGGTGCCGTCGTGGATGTCCAGTTCGACGACAATCTGCCGCCAATTTTGAACGCTCTGGAAGTTCAGGAGCGTGGTTCCCGGCTGGTGCTGGAAGTTGCGCAACATCTCGGAGAAAACACCGTCCGTACCATTGCCATGGACGGTACCGAGGGTTTGGTGCGTGGCCAGCGAGTTTTGGACACCGGATCGCCCATTAGGATTCCGGTCGGTGCCGAAACCCTCGGTCGGATCATCAACGTCATCGGGGAACCGATTGACGAGCGTGGCCCCATCGAAACCAATCTGTCCGCTCCGATTCACGCCGAAGCTCCGGAATTCATCGACATGAGCGTCGAGCAGGAGATTCTGGTCACCGGAATTAAGGTTGTGGATTTGCTTGCCCCCTATGCCAAGGGAGGTAAGATTGGCCTGTTCGGCGGTGCCGGTGTCGGCAAAACCGTATTGATTATGGAGCTGATCAATAACGTTGCCAAGGCCCATGGTGGTTATTCCGTGTTTGCCGGTGTCGGAGAACGTACCCGCGAGGGTAACGATCTGTACAACGAAATGATTGAGGGCGGTGTCATTTCGCTGAAGGATAAGACCTCCAAG GTCGCCCTGGTATACGGCCAGATGAACGAACCCCCCGGCGCCCGTGCCCGTGTCGCCCTGACTGGTCTAACCGTTGCCGAATACTTCCGCGATCAAGAGGGACAGGATGTGCTGCTCTTCATTGACAACATTTTCCGTTTCACCCAGGCCGGTTCCGAGGTATCTGCCCTGCTGGGTCGTATCCCGTCCGCTGTCGGTTACCAACCAACCCTGGCCACTGATATGGGTAGCATGCAGGAGCGTATTACCACCACCAAGAAGGGATCCATCACTTCGGTGCAGGCCATCTACGTGCCGGCTGACGATTTGACTGATCCTGCCCCAGCCACCACCTTCGCTCACTTGGACGCCACCACTGTGTTGTCGCGTGCCATTGCCGAGCTGGGAATCTACCCTGCTGTGGATCCTCTCGATTCCACCTCCCGTATCATGGACCCCAACATCATCGGTGCCGAGCACTACAACATTGCCCGTGGTGTCCAGAAGATCCTCCAGGACTACAAGTCCCTTCAGGATATCATTGCTATCCTGGGTATGGATGAATTGTCTGAGGAAGACAAGCTCACCGTTGCCCGTGCCCGTAAGATCCAGCGTTTCCTGTCGCAGCCCTTCCAGGTTGCTGAAGTTTTCACCGGTCATGCCGGCAAGCTGGTCCCTCTGGAGGAAACCATCAAGGGATTCACCAAGATCTTGAACGGTGAGTTGGATCACTTGCCAGAGGTCGCTTTCTACATGGTCGGCCCAATTGAAGAGGTAGTCGAGAAGGCCGAACGCCTGGCCAAGGAAGCAGCCTAA
- the LOC5576213 gene encoding PEST proteolytic signal-containing nuclear protein: MSRWDQRIEGGHSRSRRDGPRDRSRSRSRSRSRSSSPVERRLREIEEDRRRKEQLQKHNPLRPLPGGRKDSGSSSDDSGDDDNGSQSKTAPPKPSVMPKIGFSFQKPAANAKTSSTLSTSFNLQKAKPMAIQMKLGTAPKKETPKLLKPVANAFAGSDSDEEPEEMPAECRMRMRNIGRDTPTSSGPNSFGKTKHGFCDSKKIFEKKLNTMTDS, translated from the exons ATGAGCCGGTGGGATCAAAGAATCGAAG GAGGACACTCACGCTCTCGAAGGGATGGTCCCAGAGATCGTTCCCGAAGCAGGAGTAGATCTCGAAGTCGTTCATCTTCCCCCGTTGAACGGCGGTTGCGAGAGATAGAGGAAGATCGTCGCCGAAAGGAGCAGTTGCAGAAGCACAATCCGCTGCGTCCACTCCCTGGCGGCCGGAAGGACAGTGGCAGCTCTAGTGACGATTCCGGTGATGATGATAATG GTTCACAATCCAAGACTGCACCACCGAAGCCTTCGGTTATGCCAAAAATAGGATTTAGCTTCCAAAAACCGGCTGCGAATGCCAAAACTAGCTCCACCCTATCCACAAGCTTCAACCTGCAGAAAGCTAAACCGATGGCCATTCAAATGAAGCTCGGAACGGCACCCAAAAAGGAAACGCCCAAATTGCTTAAGCCGGTTGCGAACGCCTTCGCTGGATCCGACAGTGACGAAGAACCGGAGGAAATGCCCGCCGAGTGTCGGATGAGGATGAGAAACATTGGCCGGGACACGCCCACTTCTTCCGGACCCAACTCTTTCGGTAAGACCAAACATGGTTTCTGCGACTCCaagaaaatattcgaaaaaaagttaaatactATGACCGACAGTTAG